The Mytilus edulis chromosome 12, xbMytEdul2.2, whole genome shotgun sequence genome contains a region encoding:
- the LOC139498193 gene encoding angiopoietin-2-like: MNSTVMVIAFCVFLYGDTFVTSLDTDTEYIGDPDSLSMPLITDKGAPLVAMLDIKSINRKMKIYIQKLMRNTVKNYEKEQTQRMFKTLLEGNYTVEFFRNITLQEINDVLTAKGQDQLINLYRNEGESKQDCGEIVKSNPKAKSGVFLIFPDKKTAVRVYCNMNTVHDGWTII; this comes from the exons ATGAATTCAACCGTTATGGTTATTGCTTTCTGTGTGTTTTTGTATGGAGATACTTTTGTTACATCATTAGATACAGACACCGAATATATAGGGGACCCAGACTCTTTGTCAATGCCTTTGATTACCGACAAAGGAGCACCACTGGTGGCCATGCTAGACATAAAATCCATAAACAGGAAAATGAAGATTTACATACAGAAGCTAATGAGGAATACGGTTAAAAATTATGAGAAAGAACAAACACAACGTATGTTTAAGACATTATTGGAGGGAAATTACACTGTAGAATTTTTCAGAAATATTACCCTACAGGAAATTAATGACGTTTTGACAGCAAAAGGACAAGATCAACTGATAAATCTTTATAGGAATGAAG gaGAGAGCAAACAGGACTGCGGTGAAATAGTAAAATCAAACCCAAAAGCAAAATCTGGTGTGTTTCTCATATTTCCGGACAAAAAGACAGCAGTGAGAG
- the LOC139499244 gene encoding fibrinogen-like protein A encodes MKTAIDCSELQKYVSVSDVYTIYPDKTEVKVYCDMTTDGGGWTIIQRRLDGSVNFQRIWKEYENGFGNVDSEYWLEGNKHIHSLISSGRYELIIDLTDLSNKRKYAVYKTFVVGDAASKYKLTVGDYSGNTGDQMVYHNEMKFSTTDQDNDKSSGKCVDNYGPWWHKSCCHSGLNRAFKSNLYWGSFKNSVAKTSAMMIRKL; translated from the exons ATGAAGACAGCAATAGATTGTTCTGAACTGCAAAAATATGTATCCGTCTCCGATGTATACACGATATATCCCGATAAAACCGAGGTCAAAGTTTATTGTGATATGACTACAGATGGTGGAGGTTGGACT ataatcCAGAGGAGATTAGATGGATCTGTTAATTTCCAAAGAATTTGGAAGGAATACGAGAACGGATTTGGAAATGTTGATAGCGAATACTGGCTAG AAGGAAACAAACACATCCACAGCTTGATTTCTAGTGGAAGATATGAACTGATAATAGATCTAACGGATCTgtctaataaaagaaaatatgctGTGTATAAAACTTTTGTTGTTGGTGATGCAGCGTCTAAGTACAAACTAACTGTTGGGGATTATAGTGGAAATACAG GTGATCAAATGGTTTATCATAATGAAATGAAGTTCTCAACAACTGACCAGGATAACGACAAAAGTAGTGGTAAATGTGTAGACAACTATGGACCATGGTGGCATAAAAGCTGTTGTCACAGTGGTCTAAACAGGGCATTCAAAAGCAACTTGTACTGGGGTTCTTTCAAGAATTCAGTAGCCAAAACATCAGCGATGATGATACGAAAACTGTGA